In Thermothelomyces thermophilus ATCC 42464 chromosome 4, complete sequence, a single genomic region encodes these proteins:
- a CDS encoding glycoside hydrolase family 16 protein (CAZy_ID 267764) codes for MRAALALLALYSSLACATPAPAYPGFKLLWSDSFSGAAGDTPDQKKWNIITDVQTNGEVQNYSKSNKNLQISGGDTVQLVPFKSPKGTWTSARIESKEAFTPPQGKLTMFEAAIRFGDTPAVNKQGIWPAFWLLGDAVHHGTPWPRCGELDIMETVNGLPAAYGTTHCGNGEQGGPCNEPIGRGAAVPLLDYGWHTWTLQIDRTNASGDWKDEVIRWLVDGNVFHQIRGSDIGDQGIWGTLVHSPMFIILNVAVGGNWPGAPNSLTADGYGSMMEVEYVAVYTSS; via the exons ATGCGTGCCGCTCTAGCCTTGTTGGCTCTCTACTCGTCGCTGGCTTGCGCCACGCCGGCTCCCGCCTACCCCGGCTTCAAGCTGTTGTGGTCGGATAGCTTCTCAGGTGCCGCCGGAGATACGCCCGACCAGAAGAAATGGAACATCATCACCGA CGTCCAAACCAACGGCGAGGTGCAGAACTACTCCAAGTCGAATAAGAACCTGCAGATCTCGGGGGGTGACACGGTGCAGCTGGTGCCGTTCAAGTCCCCCAAGGGCACGTGGACGTCGGCGCGGATCGAGTCCAAGGAGGCGTTCACGCCCCCGCAGGGCAAGCTGACCATGTTCGAGGCGGCGATCCGGTTCGGCGACACGCCGGCGGTGAACAAGCAGGGCATCTGGCCCGCGTTCTGGCTGCTCGGCGACGCCGTCCACCACGGCACCCCCTGGCCGCGCTGCGGCGAGCTCGACATCATGGAGACGGTCAACGGCCTGCCCGCCGCCTACGGCACCACACACTGCGGCAACGGCGAGCAAGGCGGGCCCTGCAACGAGCCCATCggccgcggcgccgccgtcccCCTGCTCGACTACGGCTGGCACACCTGGACCCTGCAGATCGACCGCACCAACGCCTCCGGCGACTGGAAGGACGAGGTCATCCGCTGGCTGGTTGACGGCAACGTCTTCCACCAGATCCGCGGCTCCGACATTGGCGACCAGGGCATCTGGGGCACTCTCGTGCACTCGCCCATGTTCATCATCTTGAACGTGGCCGTGGGCGGCAACTG GCCGGGTGCTCCCAACAGCCTGACGGCCGACGGCTATGGCAGCATGATGGAAGTTGAGTACGTGGCTGTGTACACGTCCTCTTAG